One segment of Vagococcus martis DNA contains the following:
- a CDS encoding helix-turn-helix domain-containing protein, which translates to MVEGNEKEVVHQLGGYIRKVRKESGLTMEQLSKKSGVSVLSIGNIENGRTNPTITILWKLSRALNITLSQLIGYSTLTNSVSKDSNTYFISDLTKGWLVQPLFQEDNIEVFRVCLKAHSVNTAQHQPQDSIEVLTVMKGKVSIKVEGKIYHLEAFDTINFRSGMIHEYINDTDDDVLLNIVVKY; encoded by the coding sequence TTGGTAGAGGGTAATGAAAAAGAAGTGGTTCATCAATTAGGTGGATATATCCGAAAAGTGAGAAAAGAGTCAGGCTTAACGATGGAACAATTATCAAAAAAATCCGGCGTCAGTGTGCTATCAATTGGAAATATTGAAAACGGACGTACAAATCCAACCATTACTATTTTATGGAAATTATCTCGAGCATTAAATATCACGCTATCTCAGTTGATAGGTTACTCTACATTAACGAATTCTGTTTCAAAAGATAGCAACACATACTTTATAAGTGATTTAACGAAAGGATGGTTAGTTCAACCATTATTTCAAGAAGATAATATCGAAGTATTTAGAGTATGTTTAAAAGCTCATTCAGTCAATACAGCACAACATCAACCACAAGATTCAATCGAAGTGTTAACGGTTATGAAAGGAAAAGTTTCGATAAAAGTTGAAGGGAAAATATATCATTTAGAAGCGTTTGATACGATTAATTTTCGCTCAGGTATGATTCATGAATACATTAATGACACAGATGACGATGTATTACTGAACATTGTTGTGAAATACTAA
- a CDS encoding MFS transporter: MDTTNQTLNKNRWLVLVAIGLFTFMSTLDGSIVNIALPVMSKDMQIPMNQTEWIVSIYLMTVCACLPLFGKIGDSIGKIKIFRIGTLTFVIGSLMCGITHTFEILLFSRILQAIGASMTMSTNTGIITEVFPINERGRALGMIGAFVSLGSIMGPGLGGVILAKFTWEYIFLINVPVGFLTIILGQKVLPKDSTKSGAPIDFIGFLLFATIILTLFGGIFIGQELGYVHTLPIILIIIALMSMILFYRVEINRDNPLIQFSLFKNKVFTLSLLTASMIFVTNFFTNVVIPFYLQNTRGYSASFSGLLMMVIPFTMIVGSPVSGYITDKVGAKLLTFVGLILITISQVLYLVLGQQTSLIFFVFASIFVGLGNALFQAPNNTLVMSNVEKKDLGVAGSLNSLARNLGMVIGISLSTTVLYAAMSHNYGQKVTTYISGRPDVFIYGMHAVYMTSFVICLIATILTGIRFFKKIN; the protein is encoded by the coding sequence ATGGATACAACAAATCAAACACTAAATAAAAACAGATGGCTTGTACTAGTTGCTATTGGTTTATTTACCTTTATGTCAACACTAGACGGAAGTATTGTCAATATTGCATTACCTGTCATGTCAAAAGACATGCAAATTCCTATGAATCAAACAGAATGGATTGTCTCGATTTATTTAATGACCGTCTGTGCGTGCCTTCCTTTATTTGGAAAAATCGGAGATAGTATTGGAAAGATTAAAATATTTCGTATTGGAACACTAACTTTTGTTATTGGGTCACTAATGTGTGGTATTACACATACATTTGAAATCTTATTATTTTCTCGTATACTCCAAGCAATCGGAGCAAGTATGACGATGTCAACAAACACTGGTATTATTACAGAAGTATTTCCTATCAACGAACGCGGTCGTGCATTAGGTATGATTGGAGCTTTTGTTTCACTTGGGTCTATTATGGGACCAGGATTAGGTGGGGTCATTTTAGCTAAATTCACCTGGGAATATATTTTTCTAATTAATGTTCCTGTTGGATTTCTTACGATTATTCTTGGACAAAAAGTGCTACCAAAAGACTCAACTAAATCAGGGGCTCCTATCGATTTTATTGGATTCTTACTATTTGCCACAATCATTCTCACCTTATTTGGCGGAATTTTTATTGGGCAAGAACTTGGTTACGTCCATACTCTGCCAATCATTTTAATCATCATCGCACTCATGTCAATGATTCTTTTCTACCGTGTCGAAATAAACAGAGACAACCCTTTAATCCAGTTTTCATTATTCAAAAATAAAGTATTCACTCTGAGTTTACTGACAGCATCGATGATATTTGTCACAAACTTTTTCACTAATGTTGTGATTCCATTTTATTTACAAAATACACGAGGTTATTCTGCAAGTTTCTCAGGGCTACTTATGATGGTTATTCCTTTTACCATGATAGTTGGTTCACCTGTAAGTGGATATATCACGGATAAAGTTGGTGCCAAGTTATTAACCTTTGTTGGACTTATCTTAATCACTATATCGCAAGTCCTTTATTTAGTATTAGGACAACAGACATCGCTTATCTTTTTTGTTTTTGCATCTATCTTTGTCGGATTAGGTAATGCTTTATTCCAAGCACCTAACAATACACTCGTCATGAGTAACGTCGAGAAAAAAGATTTAGGGGTAGCTGGTAGTTTAAACTCACTGGCTAGAAACCTAGGTATGGTTATTGGGATATCTCTTTCCACCACTGTCTTATATGCAGCCATGAGTCATAATTACGGACAAAAAGTCACTACCTATATTTCTGGTCGTCCAGATGTCTTTATTTATGGTATGCATGCTGTTTACATGACCTCTTTTGTAATTTGTTTAATCGCAACCATTTTAACTGGTATTCGCTTTTTCAAAAAAATTAACTAA
- the truA gene encoding tRNA pseudouridine(38-40) synthase TruA, with protein MRNIKMTIEYDGKRYQGWQRLGDSDKTIQGKIENIIHQMTGEKLEIVGSGRTDAGTHAKGQVANFKTESDLSLDDMLNFFHQYLPQDIVVTQLEEMPDRFHSRYNAKGKQYSYYVWNQRIPSAFYKNYSMHVPEKLDMKKVELACEKLKGTHDFRGFSALKKTKKSTTRTITELSVKQEGAILHFTFVGDGFLHKMVRIMMGTLLDVGTGKMSLEDIDQVFDTKIRSNAGDTVPAQGLFLDEVFY; from the coding sequence ATGAGAAATATAAAGATGACAATAGAGTATGATGGAAAAAGATACCAAGGTTGGCAACGATTAGGTGATTCAGACAAAACAATTCAAGGGAAAATAGAAAATATTATTCATCAAATGACCGGTGAAAAACTTGAAATTGTCGGGTCTGGTAGAACAGATGCTGGGACACACGCAAAAGGGCAGGTAGCAAACTTTAAAACAGAATCTGATTTATCATTAGATGATATGTTAAATTTCTTTCACCAATATTTGCCTCAAGATATTGTTGTAACACAACTTGAAGAGATGCCTGACAGATTTCATTCAAGATATAATGCGAAAGGAAAACAATATAGTTACTATGTTTGGAATCAGCGTATTCCGTCAGCTTTCTATAAAAACTATAGTATGCATGTTCCTGAAAAGTTAGACATGAAAAAAGTTGAATTAGCTTGTGAGAAATTAAAAGGCACACATGATTTCCGTGGCTTTTCAGCATTAAAGAAAACGAAAAAATCAACGACACGCACGATTACTGAATTATCTGTTAAACAAGAAGGCGCTATTCTTCATTTTACCTTTGTTGGAGATGGCTTTTTACATAAGATGGTTCGTATTATGATGGGCACGTTACTGGATGTGGGAACAGGAAAAATGTCATTAGAGGATATTGACCAAGTATTTGATACGAAAATCAGAAGTAACGCTGGGGACACGGTGCCAGCACAAGGACTATTCTTAGATGAAGTGTTTTATTAA
- a CDS encoding LacI family DNA-binding transcriptional regulator, whose translation MRPKLEDVAKRANVSKTTVSRVLNNRGYLSQKTIDRVHEAMEELNYQPNVVARQLYNKKTNIIGLVFPTVANPFFGELVEALEKKLYEDGYKVLIGNSMNNTKKESDYLNQLLSEQVDGLIVGTHNQGIQEYKYQNLPIVAIDRVMNEDIPVIESDNYQGGKLATTVLIEQGAKHIIHTNGPVELETPAKRRREAYEDTMTAHGLSPQTVTVDFNIPYQEKKDIFYQLFETYPDVDGIFASNDMDAALILQIAKEKGIRVPEDLLLVGYDGTIMTRSILPDLTTIVQPIDEMAEMAISILMKRIHKKETEHEYILPVTLWEGKTSKKDIH comes from the coding sequence ATGAGACCAAAGTTAGAAGATGTAGCCAAAAGAGCAAATGTATCAAAAACTACTGTATCAAGGGTGTTAAATAATAGAGGGTATTTAAGTCAGAAAACCATTGATAGAGTGCACGAGGCTATGGAGGAATTAAATTATCAGCCAAATGTGGTGGCAAGACAACTATATAATAAAAAAACAAATATTATTGGACTAGTTTTTCCAACTGTCGCTAACCCCTTCTTTGGTGAATTAGTCGAAGCACTTGAGAAAAAGTTGTATGAAGATGGATACAAAGTCTTGATTGGTAATTCAATGAATAATACCAAAAAAGAATCTGATTATTTGAATCAATTATTATCAGAGCAAGTAGATGGCTTGATTGTTGGAACGCATAATCAAGGCATTCAAGAATACAAATACCAAAACTTACCGATTGTTGCGATAGATCGAGTGATGAATGAAGATATTCCTGTGATTGAGTCAGATAATTATCAGGGTGGAAAATTAGCAACCACAGTTTTAATAGAACAAGGAGCGAAACATATCATTCATACTAATGGTCCTGTTGAGTTAGAAACGCCAGCTAAGAGACGTCGAGAGGCTTATGAGGATACAATGACAGCACATGGATTGTCACCGCAAACAGTAACAGTTGATTTTAATATACCATATCAAGAGAAAAAAGATATTTTTTATCAATTATTTGAAACATATCCTGATGTTGATGGAATATTTGCTTCAAATGATATGGATGCGGCATTGATTTTACAAATAGCAAAAGAAAAAGGGATTCGTGTACCAGAAGATTTATTATTAGTTGGTTATGATGGAACGATTATGACTCGTAGTATTTTGCCAGATTTAACAACAATTGTGCAACCAATTGATGAGATGGCAGAGATGGCTATAAGTATATTAATGAAACGAATCCACAAAAAAGAAACAGAACATGAATACATTTTACCAGTTACGCTATGGGAAGGTAAGACGTCAAAAAAAGACATTCATTAA
- the scrK gene encoding fructokinase ScrK — MLIGSIEAGGTKFVCAVGDEDYRVKDQITFPTTTPEETLKQAVEYFKQFDIEALGVASFGPIEIRKHSPKSGYITTTPKPGWKNVDVLGYLQKELDVPMSWTTDVNGSAYGEYIMSTLSNEKINSLVYYTVGTGVGGGAVINGELLGEAGHPEMGHTFVKRHPDDLEFKGICPYHGDCLEGLVSGPTFEARLGQKGETVPLTDPVWDIMAYYLAQAVIQTTLIIRPDKIVFGGSVANETLLEKVRQNVAELLNDYVELPPLDKYITRPLIKNNGSATLGNFALGLNQLQE, encoded by the coding sequence GTGTTAATTGGTAGTATTGAAGCAGGTGGAACAAAATTTGTCTGTGCAGTAGGTGATGAAGATTACCGAGTAAAAGATCAGATAACGTTCCCGACAACGACACCAGAAGAAACATTAAAACAGGCGGTGGAGTATTTTAAACAGTTTGATATTGAGGCTCTTGGAGTAGCATCTTTTGGACCAATTGAAATCAGAAAACATTCACCTAAATCTGGTTATATTACAACCACACCAAAACCAGGTTGGAAAAATGTTGATGTTCTAGGTTATTTACAGAAAGAATTAGATGTGCCAATGTCTTGGACAACAGATGTCAATGGTTCAGCATATGGTGAATATATTATGTCGACTTTATCAAATGAAAAAATTAATTCGTTGGTTTATTACACTGTCGGAACGGGTGTTGGTGGTGGTGCAGTGATTAATGGTGAACTTCTAGGTGAAGCAGGACATCCAGAGATGGGGCATACATTTGTAAAACGTCATCCGGATGATTTAGAGTTTAAAGGTATCTGCCCATATCATGGTGACTGTTTAGAAGGATTAGTTTCTGGCCCGACATTTGAAGCCCGTCTTGGTCAAAAAGGTGAAACAGTACCATTGACTGATCCAGTGTGGGATATTATGGCTTACTATCTAGCACAAGCAGTGATTCAAACAACCTTGATTATTCGCCCAGATAAAATCGTATTTGGCGGAAGTGTGGCAAATGAAACATTACTTGAAAAAGTTCGTCAAAATGTGGCTGAACTCTTAAATGATTATGTTGAATTACCACCTCTAGACAAATACATCACTCGACCATTAATTAAAAATAATGGCTCAGCAACATTGGGTAACTTTGCTTTAGGATTAAACCAATTACAAGAATAA
- a CDS encoding glycoside hydrolase family 32 protein: MTKQKPIELTNSRYRLGYHVAAPSGWINDPNGFCYFDGYYHVFYQHYPYSTEWGPMHWGHARSKNLVHWESLPIALTPGDKEDEDGCFSGSAIEKDGVLYLFYTGHHYYGDGDKEHFWQNQNMAYSTDGIHFTKYENNPIIAKEPGDNTHHFRDPKVWEKDGVYYMILGSQGEDGLGRAIVYSSKDLLDWEYEGPISKANGLKTEGFMWECPDFFNLDGKDILLLSPQGIDAQGKDYLNLFQTGYFIGDYDYKTATFTRGEFHELDKGHDFYATQTTLAPDGRRIVIAWMDMWESPMPEQEDGWAGVLTIPRELRLKNDHLYMTPVKELEGLRIKEVSNDSAVVSKELLVAEDASSSEVLVDIPLTGTNQEEVSFSLKTSNEELVLLTYSKATNEFILKRSDKDDLRYGTIQPCDKLSLRVFIDTSSIEIFINEGELVFTERFYTEEKTDVYVTVSEEETISYTVYQLDNNAVSYN, from the coding sequence ATGACAAAACAAAAACCAATCGAATTAACTAACTCACGTTACCGCTTAGGATATCATGTTGCTGCACCATCTGGTTGGATTAATGATCCAAATGGCTTTTGCTACTTTGATGGATACTATCATGTGTTTTACCAACATTACCCATATAGTACTGAATGGGGTCCGATGCATTGGGGACATGCAAGAAGTAAAAATTTAGTCCATTGGGAAAGTCTACCAATTGCTTTAACACCTGGTGATAAAGAAGATGAGGATGGCTGTTTCTCAGGTAGTGCAATCGAAAAAGATGGCGTATTATACTTATTCTATACTGGACATCATTATTATGGTGATGGAGATAAAGAACATTTTTGGCAAAATCAAAATATGGCTTACAGTACAGATGGTATTCACTTTACAAAATATGAAAACAATCCTATCATTGCTAAAGAACCTGGAGATAATACACATCACTTTAGAGATCCTAAAGTTTGGGAAAAAGATGGCGTTTATTACATGATTTTAGGTAGTCAAGGTGAAGATGGATTAGGTAGAGCCATTGTTTATTCATCTAAAGATTTATTAGATTGGGAATATGAAGGACCTATTTCTAAAGCAAATGGATTAAAAACAGAAGGCTTTATGTGGGAATGCCCAGACTTTTTCAATCTTGATGGAAAAGACATCTTATTATTATCACCACAAGGGATAGATGCTCAAGGGAAAGATTACTTAAATCTATTCCAAACAGGTTATTTTATTGGTGATTATGACTATAAAACAGCAACATTTACACGCGGAGAGTTCCATGAATTGGATAAAGGACATGATTTTTATGCGACACAAACAACATTAGCACCAGATGGTAGAAGAATTGTGATCGCTTGGATGGATATGTGGGAAAGCCCAATGCCTGAGCAAGAAGATGGCTGGGCAGGAGTTTTAACGATTCCACGTGAATTGAGATTAAAAAATGATCATCTTTATATGACACCTGTAAAAGAATTAGAAGGCTTAAGAATAAAAGAAGTTTCAAATGATTCTGCAGTTGTTTCTAAAGAATTATTAGTAGCAGAAGATGCATCATCTAGTGAAGTGCTAGTAGATATTCCTCTTACAGGAACTAATCAAGAAGAAGTAAGCTTTTCATTAAAAACATCTAATGAAGAATTAGTTTTATTAACCTATTCTAAAGCAACGAATGAGTTTATTTTAAAACGTAGTGACAAAGATGACTTAAGATATGGTACAATTCAACCATGTGATAAGCTGTCATTACGAGTGTTTATTGATACAAGTTCGATTGAAATCTTCATTAATGAAGGGGAGCTTGTGTTTACTGAACGTTTCTATACAGAAGAAAAAACAGATGTTTATGTGACGGTTAGTGAAGAAGAAACTATCTCTTATACAGTTTATCAACTAGATAACAATGCAGTTTCTTATAACTAA
- a CDS encoding MFS transporter, whose amino-acid sequence MLKFKESFKNPSYLQSSLTLLLFFASWGVWWSFFQLWLTSESNGLGLSGSAVGTIFSANSLVTLIFMFIYGTLQDKLYIKRTLLIFSAVIASLVGPFFIWVYAPLLENNFNLGIIVGAVVLSAGFLSSVGIFEAVTERFSRLFDFEYGQARAWGSFGYAIVALLAGFLFVQNPNLNFWAGSFFGVLLLLNLLLWKPKAERVANKEFEDKQAESSSVPSLKEMFGLLKLPQLWAIIIFIVFSWTFYNVFDQQMFPGFYTSLFSTSAAGEKMYGTLNAVQVFCEAIMLGVVPIIMRKIGVRNTLLCGVTIMCIRIGLCGFTTSPIAVSCIKMLHALEVPMFILPMFRYFTLHFDTKLSATLYMIGFQIAAQVGQVILSTPLGILRDAVGYQSTFRIISFIVLIAGVYAFFIIKKDDQDVQGDPFVRA is encoded by the coding sequence ATGTTAAAATTCAAAGAATCATTTAAAAATCCATCTTATTTACAAAGTTCACTGACCTTATTACTATTTTTTGCATCATGGGGTGTATGGTGGTCATTCTTCCAGCTCTGGCTGACTTCTGAATCTAATGGTTTGGGATTAAGTGGTAGCGCTGTCGGAACGATATTTTCAGCCAATTCACTCGTCACATTGATATTTATGTTTATCTATGGAACATTGCAAGATAAATTATATATCAAACGAACATTGCTAATTTTTTCAGCAGTTATTGCCTCACTCGTTGGACCATTCTTTATCTGGGTGTACGCACCATTATTAGAAAATAATTTCAATTTAGGTATTATTGTTGGAGCAGTGGTATTATCAGCCGGATTCTTATCATCGGTTGGTATTTTTGAAGCAGTAACAGAACGTTTTAGCCGTTTGTTTGATTTTGAATATGGTCAAGCCAGAGCATGGGGTTCATTTGGATATGCTATTGTGGCATTACTTGCCGGATTCCTTTTTGTACAAAATCCAAACTTAAACTTCTGGGCTGGTTCATTCTTTGGAGTATTATTATTACTAAATTTATTACTTTGGAAACCAAAAGCTGAAAGAGTAGCAAATAAAGAATTTGAAGACAAACAAGCTGAATCAAGTAGTGTTCCTTCATTAAAAGAAATGTTTGGTTTATTAAAATTACCACAATTATGGGCCATTATTATTTTTATCGTTTTTTCTTGGACTTTTTATAATGTATTTGATCAACAAATGTTTCCAGGGTTTTATACTAGTTTATTTTCAACTTCAGCTGCTGGGGAAAAAATGTATGGAACATTAAATGCTGTTCAAGTATTCTGTGAAGCTATTATGTTGGGAGTTGTCCCAATCATCATGAGAAAAATTGGTGTCAGAAATACATTATTATGTGGTGTGACAATTATGTGTATTCGTATTGGATTATGTGGTTTTACAACATCTCCAATTGCTGTTTCTTGTATTAAAATGTTACATGCTTTAGAAGTACCAATGTTTATTTTACCAATGTTCCGCTACTTCACCTTACATTTTGATACTAAGTTATCTGCCACACTTTATATGATTGGCTTCCAAATTGCCGCACAAGTTGGACAAGTTATCCTATCTACACCACTTGGTATTTTAAGAGATGCAGTTGGTTATCAATCAACATTTAGAATTATTTCATTTATTGTTCTTATCGCAGGTGTGTATGCTTTCTTCATTATTAAAAAGGATGATCAAGATGTGCAAGGAGATCCATTTGTTAGAGCTTAA
- a CDS encoding response regulator yields MRTMIVDDEIPALKLLEKHVNAQEGLTLIYTTTIGEEVVEKVKELDIELLLLDINIGNVLGIELAEEINRINPTVNIVFVTAYSEYAVTAFEVNAIDYLLKPVTKNRFAKMIKKVGSRKEEKVEQQRPLIFDIFSEGQIFKNQHTLLELRTKKALELLFILWHFSDGGLNKEQLVEYLWPDQVKESSTMMLHTTIYQIRQVFKKNKLQNPIIYKQGRYILTYPVETPLNKLKGLLKEPITLHNIMKVLDIYKERYFAMSDYLWAEEYSQHFHQIVLEYLMKAIKQNCVDQSIMTRILYKFKEDLLLEEDYVEIVYYYYQQNNQHIRAMEFLKETDEYWRNELDIPYSHFIDRLTS; encoded by the coding sequence ATGCGTACAATGATTGTCGATGATGAAATACCTGCACTAAAACTACTTGAGAAACATGTAAATGCCCAAGAAGGATTAACCTTGATTTACACAACAACTATTGGGGAAGAAGTTGTTGAAAAAGTTAAAGAATTGGACATAGAATTATTATTACTGGATATCAATATAGGAAACGTGTTAGGAATTGAATTAGCCGAAGAAATTAATCGAATTAATCCCACAGTCAACATTGTTTTTGTCACAGCTTATTCAGAATATGCTGTGACGGCATTTGAGGTAAATGCCATAGACTACTTACTAAAACCAGTGACTAAAAATCGCTTTGCAAAAATGATTAAAAAAGTCGGATCTAGAAAAGAAGAAAAAGTAGAACAACAACGACCGCTTATTTTTGATATCTTTTCAGAAGGCCAGATATTTAAAAATCAACATACACTACTAGAACTTAGAACTAAAAAAGCATTAGAACTGCTCTTTATATTATGGCACTTCTCAGATGGAGGCTTAAATAAAGAACAATTAGTAGAGTACTTATGGCCAGACCAAGTAAAAGAGTCAAGTACGATGATGCTGCACACAACGATTTATCAAATTCGCCAAGTGTTTAAAAAGAATAAGTTACAAAACCCAATTATATATAAACAAGGTAGATACATTTTAACTTATCCTGTTGAAACACCATTAAATAAATTAAAAGGACTTCTCAAAGAACCTATAACGCTGCACAATATTATGAAAGTTCTTGATATCTATAAGGAACGCTATTTTGCAATGAGTGATTATTTATGGGCAGAAGAGTATAGTCAACATTTTCATCAAATAGTATTGGAATATTTAATGAAAGCTATTAAGCAGAATTGTGTCGACCAATCTATCATGACAAGAATCCTTTATAAATTTAAAGAAGATTTGTTATTAGAAGAGGATTACGTAGAGATTGTTTATTATTATTATCAACAGAACAACCAACATATTCGAGCAATGGAATTTCTAAAGGAAACAGATGAGTATTGGAGAAATGAGTTGGATATTCCATATTCCCATTTTATTGACCGATTAACATCTTAA